In the Desulfovulcanus ferrireducens genome, one interval contains:
- a CDS encoding ComEA family DNA-binding protein, whose amino-acid sequence MFRFLKALFVVALVWTLCIAPSFALAGEPVNINTATVEELISLPGIGPVIAERIIKYREKYPFRIKEDIMQVKGIGPVKCERLKSLITVE is encoded by the coding sequence ATGTTTCGTTTTCTAAAAGCTTTGTTTGTTGTAGCTCTAGTTTGGACTTTGTGCATTGCTCCGTCTTTTGCCCTTGCTGGAGAACCGGTGAATATCAACACTGCCACTGTAGAGGAGTTGATTAGCCTTCCGGGTATAGGGCCGGTGATCGCTGAGAGGATAATAAAATACAGGGAGAAATATCCTTTTAGAATAAAAGAAGATATCATGCAGGTCAAAGGCATAGGTCCGGTTAAATGCGAGAGGTTAAAGAGTCTGATAACAGTTGAATGA
- a CDS encoding DUF3568 family protein, with translation MLKKFILGFFCVFLMMTQLSCLFVVGSGLGAGAAIWYKGKLTQHLNKDMDKVYQASITAMKKMGLPILKAERGKDAAQLRSRYLDDTNVWITIEALTQYSCEITIRVGVLGDEQRARQILKEILSRI, from the coding sequence ATGCTCAAAAAGTTTATTTTAGGTTTTTTCTGTGTTTTTTTAATGATGACTCAGCTTAGTTGCTTGTTTGTAGTTGGAAGTGGACTCGGAGCCGGGGCGGCCATCTGGTATAAAGGAAAGCTTACTCAGCATTTGAATAAGGACATGGACAAAGTCTATCAGGCCAGTATCACGGCCATGAAAAAGATGGGACTGCCTATACTAAAGGCCGAAAGAGGCAAGGACGCTGCTCAACTTAGGTCCAGATATTTGGACGACACCAATGTTTGGATCACCATAGAGGCCTTAACCCAATATTCTTGTGAAATAACTATCCGGGTCGGCGTATTGGGGGATGAGCAGCGAGCCAGGCAGATTTTAAAAGAGATTCTCTCCAGAATTTAG
- a CDS encoding ribonucleoside triphosphate reductase: MPKQIKKRDGRLETWSVDRIAQAIFKALKASGIKDPLLAKRLAMKVENKLADLDIPEQEQVQDMVELVLMESRLYQAAKKYILYREKRREIRSQKEAFLDIKDTIDSYMNKSDWRVNENANMAHSFQGLMLHLSGSVQARYALEKYPEEIRLAHEHGYFHIHDLSFGLAGYCAGWSLRDLLLEGFNLEGRCSSGPAKHFDSALGQMVNFLGTLQNEWAGAQAFNNVDTYLAPFVRYDGLDYHQVKQAMQKFVFNLNTTSRWGGQSPFTNLTFDLVPPKHIAKEAVIIGGKLQNETYGDFVPEMEMINRAFLEVMLEGDYHGRIFSFPIPTYNVTPDFPWESEVGELLLKLTAKYGVPYFQNFINSDLNPEDVRSMCCRLQMDLRELRKRTGGLFGAGDLTGSIGVVTLNLPKLAFLAQGEEDFLDLIAEYAELAKDSLEFKRKLICDNMEKGLFPFSRRYLKNGLKGHFSTIGLVGGHEACMNLLGKGIETEAGMRLMERVLEHLRNLTVKFQEETGNLYNLEATPAEGTSYRLAKIDKALYNTIYTSGNGVPYYTNSTTLPVDITRDVFFALEHQNKLQPLYTGGTVFHTFLGEAVTDTGALRSFILKALSKTKLPYLSITPTFSVCKEHGYLQGEHFTCPKCGLDTEVYTRVVGYYRPVNLWNKGKQAEYRDRQVFELAV, translated from the coding sequence ATGCCTAAACAAATCAAAAAGAGAGACGGCCGGCTGGAAACCTGGTCTGTAGATAGGATCGCCCAGGCTATTTTCAAGGCCTTAAAGGCCAGCGGGATTAAAGATCCTCTTTTGGCCAAAAGACTGGCCATGAAAGTGGAAAACAAGCTTGCAGATTTGGACATACCTGAGCAAGAGCAGGTCCAGGATATGGTGGAATTGGTCCTCATGGAGTCCAGGCTGTATCAGGCTGCTAAAAAATATATTTTATACCGGGAAAAGAGACGGGAGATTCGTAGCCAGAAAGAGGCCTTTTTAGATATCAAAGATACCATTGACAGCTACATGAACAAGTCTGATTGGCGGGTTAATGAGAATGCCAACATGGCCCACTCTTTTCAGGGGCTGATGCTGCATTTGTCCGGATCTGTGCAGGCCAGGTACGCCTTGGAAAAATATCCGGAAGAGATTCGTTTGGCCCATGAACATGGTTATTTTCATATCCATGACCTGTCTTTTGGCCTGGCTGGTTACTGTGCCGGATGGAGTTTGCGTGACCTTCTCCTGGAAGGGTTCAACCTGGAAGGACGGTGTTCTTCCGGTCCGGCCAAACATTTTGATTCTGCTTTGGGGCAGATGGTCAACTTTTTGGGCACTCTGCAAAATGAATGGGCCGGCGCACAGGCCTTTAATAATGTGGATACTTATCTCGCCCCCTTTGTCCGTTATGATGGCCTTGATTACCACCAGGTTAAGCAGGCCATGCAGAAATTTGTCTTTAACCTGAACACCACTTCCAGATGGGGGGGACAGAGCCCGTTCACCAATTTAACATTTGATCTGGTTCCACCTAAACATATTGCCAAAGAAGCAGTGATTATTGGTGGGAAGCTGCAAAATGAGACCTATGGGGATTTTGTCCCGGAAATGGAAATGATTAACAGGGCCTTTTTAGAGGTCATGCTGGAAGGTGATTACCATGGGCGCATCTTTTCTTTCCCCATTCCCACCTATAATGTGACGCCTGATTTCCCTTGGGAAAGTGAGGTCGGCGAACTGCTGCTCAAGCTTACAGCAAAATATGGTGTGCCTTATTTCCAGAATTTTATCAATTCAGACTTAAATCCCGAAGATGTGCGTTCCATGTGCTGCCGTTTGCAGATGGATTTAAGGGAGCTGAGGAAAAGAACCGGAGGTCTGTTTGGGGCGGGTGATTTGACCGGGTCTATTGGCGTAGTCACCTTGAACCTGCCTAAGCTGGCTTTTTTGGCTCAGGGTGAAGAGGACTTTTTAGATTTAATCGCTGAATATGCAGAGCTGGCAAAGGACTCTCTGGAATTTAAACGCAAGCTCATTTGCGATAACATGGAAAAAGGTCTTTTCCCCTTTTCTAGAAGGTACTTAAAAAATGGCCTTAAAGGTCATTTTAGTACTATTGGCTTGGTAGGCGGACACGAAGCCTGCATGAATCTGTTGGGCAAGGGTATTGAAACCGAGGCCGGCATGAGGCTGATGGAGAGGGTTCTTGAACATTTGCGTAACTTGACTGTAAAATTCCAGGAAGAAACCGGAAATCTATATAATCTTGAAGCAACCCCTGCGGAAGGAACAAGTTATCGCTTGGCCAAGATTGATAAGGCCCTTTACAATACTATCTATACTTCTGGAAATGGTGTGCCCTATTACACCAACTCCACAACTTTGCCTGTGGACATCACCAGGGACGTATTTTTTGCTCTGGAACACCAGAATAAACTTCAGCCTTTGTATACTGGCGGCACTGTTTTTCATACCTTCCTGGGTGAGGCTGTAACAGATACAGGTGCCTTAAGGAGCTTTATCCTCAAGGCATTATCCAAGACTAAACTACCTTATTTATCCATTACCCCGACATTTTCTGTTTGTAAGGAACACGGTTATTTGCAAGGCGAACATTTTACCTGCCCGAAATGTGGTCTGGATACCGAAGTGTATACTCGCGTGGTGGGTTATTACAGGCCGGTTAACCTTTGGAACAAGGGTAAGCAGGCAGAATACAGAGACCGGCAGGTATTTGAATTGGCAGTTTAA
- the cobA gene encoding uroporphyrinogen-III C-methyltransferase, which translates to MSKVYLLGAGPGDPGLLTIKAKNILEKADVVVYDYLANKEFLKFCRKDAEIIYVGKKGGDHTLPQDKINDLLVDRAKKGLVVARLKGGDPYVFGRGGEEAEELIEAGLDFEVVPGVTSAVAAPAYAGIPLTHRRYASSVSFITGHEDPDKPESAHNWQALASGTSTLVFFMGVKNLEYISTNLIQAGMRPDMPASLIHWGTTCRQRTLVSTIAEIADQARAKGFRPPSLLVVGEVVKLKDKLDWFEKLPLLGKGVVVTRAREQASVLVSKLEALGACCYEFPTIKIKPLDDYSHLREAITNLDFYQWIVFTSVNGVKFFWQQLRSMGYDARALGLTQVAAIGPATASALRERGIFADFIPDKYVAESVVEGLLKMGIKGKKVLIPRAKKAREVLPENLRRAGAEVDILPVYETVLSQESDANADVLLEQINEGKIQYITFTSSSTVENFFSLLDAEKLKPYVSAAEGGNGIKLACIGPITARTLQKYGFDAHIQPEEFTIDGLVKAIVE; encoded by the coding sequence ATGTCTAAAGTCTATTTATTGGGAGCAGGGCCTGGCGATCCTGGGCTTTTGACCATAAAGGCCAAAAATATCTTGGAAAAGGCTGACGTTGTTGTTTACGACTATCTGGCTAATAAGGAGTTTTTAAAGTTTTGCCGCAAGGATGCAGAAATTATCTATGTAGGCAAGAAAGGCGGAGATCACACCCTGCCCCAGGACAAGATTAATGATTTGTTGGTGGACAGGGCCAAAAAGGGGCTGGTTGTGGCCAGGCTCAAAGGCGGCGATCCCTATGTTTTTGGTCGGGGCGGGGAAGAGGCAGAGGAGCTTATCGAAGCAGGTCTTGATTTTGAAGTGGTTCCGGGGGTGACTTCGGCTGTGGCCGCGCCGGCTTATGCTGGTATTCCCTTGACCCATAGAAGGTATGCCTCTTCAGTATCGTTTATCACTGGTCACGAAGACCCGGACAAGCCCGAGAGCGCTCATAATTGGCAGGCCCTGGCCTCTGGAACAAGTACCCTGGTCTTTTTTATGGGCGTGAAAAATCTGGAATATATTAGTACCAACCTTATCCAGGCTGGCATGCGTCCGGATATGCCGGCAAGCCTCATCCATTGGGGAACAACCTGTCGCCAAAGAACACTGGTGTCCACTATTGCTGAAATAGCTGACCAGGCCAGAGCGAAGGGGTTTAGACCTCCATCTCTTTTGGTGGTCGGGGAAGTGGTTAAATTAAAAGATAAGCTGGATTGGTTCGAAAAGCTGCCACTTTTGGGTAAAGGCGTGGTTGTGACTCGGGCCAGGGAACAAGCCAGCGTCTTGGTAAGCAAGCTGGAAGCACTTGGCGCATGCTGTTATGAGTTCCCAACCATCAAGATCAAGCCTCTGGATGATTACTCTCATTTAAGAGAGGCCATCACAAATCTGGATTTTTACCAATGGATTGTTTTTACCTCTGTCAATGGGGTCAAATTCTTCTGGCAACAGCTGAGAAGCATGGGCTATGATGCCCGCGCTCTCGGGCTGACGCAGGTGGCAGCAATTGGGCCGGCCACGGCTTCTGCTTTGAGAGAAAGGGGGATTTTTGCTGACTTTATTCCTGATAAATACGTGGCGGAATCCGTGGTGGAAGGGCTTTTAAAAATGGGGATCAAGGGCAAAAAAGTGCTCATTCCCAGGGCCAAGAAGGCACGGGAGGTCCTACCGGAAAACCTGAGACGTGCCGGGGCAGAGGTAGATATTTTACCTGTTTACGAAACAGTATTAAGCCAGGAAAGCGACGCTAACGCTGATGTCCTCTTAGAGCAGATTAATGAAGGAAAAATTCAATATATTACCTTTACCAGTTCTTCTACTGTTGAGAATTTCTTTAGTCTCCTCGATGCTGAGAAACTTAAACCTTATGTATCTGCCGCAGAAGGCGGAAACGGTATAAAATTGGCCTGCATAGGTCCTATTACGGCTAGAACATTACAGAAGTATGGTTTTGATGCCCATATTCAGCCAGAAGAATTTACTATAGATGGCTTGGTGAAAGCTATAGTTGAATAG
- a CDS encoding anaerobic ribonucleoside-triphosphate reductase activating protein, with protein MIFSARGCRGNIYFILKILKILNFKPRYPKFIFGMSDKNNSCVSPWVALRGYEPLSLCDWPGKVTAVLFFGGCNLRCPTCHNARLAWEPQSLPQLDRGMVLERIDHDKTWLDGLVVSGGEPTILAGLEQVLTTLRVFNLPVKLDTNGLRPDVVKLVLEKDLVRMVAVDVKGPWGKYPQLTGNKVSSQKAQKCLEAIFDMAKKWPNRFIFRCTRVPSLTEDDMHEVQTYLPKGFELVEQTFVNVE; from the coding sequence ATGATTTTCTCTGCACGAGGATGCAGGGGAAATATTTATTTTATCCTCAAAATACTTAAGATTCTGAATTTTAAACCAAGGTACCCTAAATTTATTTTCGGAATGTCAGATAAGAATAACTCCTGCGTATCGCCCTGGGTGGCATTGCGCGGATATGAACCGTTAAGTTTATGTGACTGGCCGGGCAAGGTGACCGCGGTATTGTTTTTTGGTGGATGCAATCTGCGTTGCCCCACATGCCATAATGCCAGGCTTGCCTGGGAACCGCAAAGTTTACCCCAATTGGACCGGGGGATGGTTCTGGAAAGAATAGATCATGACAAAACCTGGTTGGATGGATTAGTGGTTAGTGGGGGGGAGCCAACTATCTTGGCGGGGCTTGAACAAGTCCTGACCACCTTAAGGGTATTTAATCTTCCGGTTAAGCTTGATACCAATGGTCTGCGGCCAGATGTGGTCAAGCTGGTCCTGGAAAAGGATTTGGTCCGGATGGTAGCCGTGGATGTCAAAGGCCCCTGGGGAAAATATCCCCAGCTGACTGGAAATAAGGTTAGCTCACAAAAAGCACAAAAATGTCTGGAAGCCATCTTTGATATGGCTAAAAAATGGCCGAACAGATTTATCTTTCGATGTACCAGGGTACCGAGTTTAACAGAAGATGATATGCATGAAGTTCAAACCTACCTGCCCAAAGGATTTGAATTGGTAGAGCAGACGTTCGTTAATGTTGAATGA
- a CDS encoding valine--tRNA ligase — protein sequence MGAQELPKGYDPKGVEEKWLEFWEENKSFSPDVDKVKKPYAIVIPPPNVTGTLHMGHALNLTLQDILCRFHRQLGYDVLWVPGTDHAGIATQNVVERALAAEGKTRQSLGREKFIERVWEWKEEYGNKILNQIRRIGASVDWSRLRFTMDEGLSRAVREVFVRLYEEGLIYQGDYIINWCPRCHTALADLEVEHEEALGALYHIKYPLADGQGEVIVATTRPETMLGDTGVAVHPEDERYSHLIGKEVILPLVQRKIPIIADSYVDREFGTGCLKITPAHDMNDFELGKKHNLDVIQVIDDEGRMNEQAGPEFAGLDRFECRKKVVQMLEEQGFLVKKEDLQHSVGHCYRCRAVIEPYVSRQWFVKIGPLAKEARQAVVDSRTKIFPDHWTKTYFEWLDNIRDWCISRQIWWGHRIPAWTCEDCGHLIVAREDPTACPECKSDKLSQDEDVLDTWFSSALWPFSTLGWPDQTEELKKFYPTSVLVTGFDILFFWVARMMMMGLHFMKDVPFRHVYIHALVRDAQGQKMSKSKGNVIDPLLMMDKFGTDAFRFTLTAFAAMGRDIKMSEERIEGYRHFINKIWNAARFALMHLTEEEKIEFEPAKISESGGLTHQWILHRLEEVKEEVRKALEAYRFNDAAGVLYQFVWHEFCDWYLEMIKPELYGQDEEVKSLARGCLKQVLSEILVLLHPIIPFVTQEVWSYIPGQENPNLAREPFPESRPECLQPDVVERMEFLQQVVVSVRNIRSELGIGPSQKLKLYVRVEGEDRDFLLGQKSLIMHLARLESMQAEPDLTPPPGAASNVVKGHELYVPVKDLVDIESELARLDKELKKINKELEFVSRKLSNEGFVNKAPAHVVDKEKRKLNEFEEKKVKLEKLRERLAGLK from the coding sequence ATGGGTGCACAAGAATTGCCTAAAGGATACGATCCAAAAGGTGTGGAAGAAAAGTGGCTTGAGTTTTGGGAAGAGAATAAGAGTTTTAGTCCGGATGTTGACAAGGTTAAAAAGCCTTATGCCATAGTTATTCCTCCGCCAAATGTAACCGGGACCCTGCACATGGGCCATGCCCTGAACCTGACTTTGCAGGATATATTGTGCCGTTTTCACCGCCAGCTTGGTTATGATGTACTTTGGGTGCCAGGCACCGACCATGCTGGAATCGCCACGCAGAACGTGGTGGAAAGGGCCCTGGCCGCCGAGGGTAAGACCAGACAGTCCTTAGGACGGGAAAAGTTTATTGAACGTGTGTGGGAGTGGAAAGAGGAGTATGGAAATAAGATTTTAAATCAGATTCGGCGTATTGGTGCCTCTGTGGACTGGTCAAGGCTGCGCTTTACCATGGATGAAGGATTATCCAGGGCCGTGCGCGAAGTCTTTGTCCGTCTTTATGAAGAGGGTTTAATTTACCAGGGCGATTATATTATCAATTGGTGTCCCAGATGTCATACTGCTTTGGCAGATCTGGAAGTTGAACATGAAGAGGCTTTGGGTGCACTTTACCATATTAAGTATCCTTTGGCTGATGGCCAGGGAGAAGTAATCGTGGCTACCACCAGGCCGGAGACCATGCTCGGCGACACTGGTGTGGCTGTGCATCCCGAAGATGAAAGATATAGTCACTTAATTGGTAAGGAAGTTATCTTGCCTTTGGTTCAGAGGAAAATCCCTATTATTGCTGATAGTTATGTGGACAGAGAGTTTGGCACAGGTTGCCTGAAGATTACCCCTGCCCATGACATGAACGACTTTGAACTGGGCAAGAAGCATAATCTGGATGTTATTCAGGTTATTGACGATGAAGGCAGGATGAATGAGCAGGCCGGTCCTGAGTTTGCTGGTCTGGACAGGTTTGAGTGCCGGAAAAAAGTCGTTCAGATGCTTGAGGAACAGGGCTTTCTGGTCAAAAAAGAAGATCTGCAACATAGTGTGGGCCATTGTTATCGTTGTAGAGCAGTTATTGAACCGTATGTTTCCAGGCAATGGTTTGTAAAAATTGGTCCGCTGGCCAAGGAAGCCAGACAGGCTGTAGTAGATAGCCGAACCAAAATTTTTCCAGATCACTGGACCAAGACTTATTTTGAATGGTTGGATAATATTAGAGATTGGTGTATCTCCCGGCAGATCTGGTGGGGACACCGGATTCCGGCCTGGACCTGCGAAGACTGCGGGCATTTGATTGTGGCCAGAGAAGATCCAACAGCTTGCCCGGAATGCAAGAGTGACAAATTAAGTCAGGATGAAGATGTGCTGGATACCTGGTTTTCCTCTGCCTTGTGGCCATTTTCCACCCTGGGTTGGCCAGATCAGACCGAGGAGCTTAAAAAGTTTTATCCCACCTCCGTCCTGGTCACAGGATTTGATATCTTATTTTTCTGGGTGGCTCGAATGATGATGATGGGCCTGCATTTTATGAAGGATGTCCCGTTTCGGCATGTCTATATTCATGCTCTGGTTCGCGACGCCCAGGGCCAGAAAATGAGTAAATCCAAGGGCAATGTTATTGATCCGCTGCTCATGATGGATAAATTTGGCACTGATGCCTTCAGATTTACACTGACTGCCTTTGCTGCCATGGGCCGGGACATCAAGATGAGCGAAGAGCGCATTGAGGGCTACCGCCATTTTATCAATAAGATCTGGAACGCAGCCAGATTTGCGCTGATGCACTTAACAGAGGAAGAAAAAATTGAGTTTGAGCCGGCCAAAATTAGTGAAAGCGGTGGCTTGACTCACCAATGGATCTTGCATCGCCTTGAAGAAGTGAAAGAGGAGGTGCGCAAGGCTTTAGAAGCTTACCGGTTTAACGATGCAGCCGGGGTACTATATCAATTTGTCTGGCATGAGTTTTGTGACTGGTACCTGGAGATGATCAAGCCAGAGCTCTATGGTCAGGACGAAGAAGTCAAATCCCTGGCCAGGGGCTGTTTGAAACAGGTTTTAAGTGAAATTTTGGTTCTTTTACATCCCATTATTCCTTTTGTTACTCAGGAAGTATGGAGCTATATCCCTGGACAGGAAAATCCAAATTTGGCCCGGGAGCCATTTCCAGAGAGTCGGCCGGAATGTTTGCAGCCAGATGTGGTAGAGAGGATGGAGTTTTTACAACAAGTTGTAGTTAGTGTGCGAAACATTCGTTCGGAGCTTGGTATTGGACCTTCGCAGAAACTTAAACTTTATGTACGCGTCGAAGGAGAGGACAGAGACTTTTTGCTTGGCCAAAAAAGTTTAATTATGCATTTGGCCCGCTTGGAATCGATGCAGGCCGAACCTGATTTGACTCCGCCGCCTGGTGCAGCTTCTAATGTGGTTAAGGGGCATGAGCTCTATGTGCCGGTCAAAGACCTGGTGGATATAGAAAGTGAACTTGCAAGGCTTGATAAGGAACTAAAGAAAATCAACAAGGAGCTGGAATTTGTCAGCCGCAAACTGTCCAACGAGGGATTTGTGAACAAGGCCCCAGCTCATGTGGTGGACAAAGAAAAGCGTAAACTGAATGAATTTGAGGAAAAAAAAGTAAAGCTAGAAAAATTAAGAGAGCGGCTTGCTGGACTGAAATAG
- a CDS encoding BPL-N domain-containing protein: MKHRTEKLFILWDESHLWGILLWRALNFWRVPIQVVTACQIQRGILAQENPLALLVPGGWARLKSQNLGVDGRKNIRKFIQNGGKYLGFCGGAGLALKSSGPDPANKGKRRAVPLLDLCSWGRKPMSKRLPNFSGHILCQVELKNNNLISQMALPVWWPSQFAPNDDPTVQILASYLEPEKDFWVTDLNLSALEPQELRKWEKVYKISLNPALIQGEPCLIQGRFGQGEYILSYAHLETPNSPSANKLLWTILSTWLKKKEDGKLRRWGDKKKVKGWGNYVQPALPEWDVQNPAIVWEDKDLFELWKRVESIIDFGQKHFLLSWRRPWLLSWRRGIPGSHINFIYAMLSFILSVRPKSKTLALWKKNKDQLTYLTDKFCIRLKPYLLAERLALTSSPSSPETSSKAGLQQDKIELFGTFPGYGGLYGQIINILDQLILSSLRE; the protein is encoded by the coding sequence ATGAAACATAGAACAGAAAAACTTTTCATCCTCTGGGATGAATCCCATTTATGGGGGATTCTTCTCTGGCGCGCCTTAAACTTCTGGCGAGTGCCCATCCAGGTTGTAACCGCCTGCCAGATTCAAAGAGGAATTTTGGCTCAAGAAAATCCCCTGGCTCTTCTCGTCCCAGGCGGATGGGCCAGGCTAAAATCCCAAAACCTAGGAGTTGATGGAAGAAAAAATATCCGCAAATTTATTCAAAACGGAGGGAAATACCTGGGTTTTTGTGGAGGAGCAGGGTTGGCACTCAAATCAAGTGGCCCAGATCCAGCCAATAAAGGCAAAAGACGCGCTGTGCCCCTGCTTGATCTCTGTTCATGGGGCCGCAAACCAATGTCTAAGAGACTGCCGAATTTTAGCGGTCATATTTTGTGTCAGGTAGAATTAAAGAACAATAACCTTATTTCCCAAATGGCTTTGCCTGTCTGGTGGCCGTCACAATTTGCACCGAATGACGATCCCACGGTGCAAATCTTGGCCTCATATCTTGAACCGGAAAAAGATTTCTGGGTAACTGACCTCAATTTAAGTGCCCTTGAACCACAGGAACTTCGTAAATGGGAGAAAGTCTATAAAATCAGTTTAAATCCCGCCCTTATCCAGGGTGAACCATGCCTCATCCAAGGCAGATTCGGCCAAGGAGAGTATATTTTAAGCTATGCGCACCTTGAAACTCCTAACTCTCCGTCTGCCAACAAGCTTCTTTGGACCATTCTCTCCACCTGGCTGAAGAAAAAAGAAGATGGAAAGTTAAGAAGATGGGGAGATAAGAAGAAGGTAAAAGGTTGGGGCAATTATGTTCAACCAGCTCTCCCAGAGTGGGATGTGCAGAATCCAGCCATTGTCTGGGAAGACAAGGACCTTTTTGAGCTATGGAAAAGGGTAGAAAGCATAATTGACTTTGGCCAAAAGCATTTTCTTCTTTCCTGGCGCAGACCCTGGCTTCTTTCATGGCGTAGAGGTATCCCCGGTTCCCACATCAATTTTATTTACGCCATGCTTTCCTTTATCTTAAGCGTAAGACCTAAATCAAAAACGCTTGCTTTGTGGAAAAAAAATAAAGACCAGCTTACTTATCTAACAGATAAATTCTGCATACGCCTCAAACCTTATCTTCTGGCAGAAAGGTTGGCCCTAACCAGCAGCCCATCCTCACCTGAAACAAGCTCGAAAGCCGGTCTTCAACAAGACAAAATCGAACTCTTTGGCACCTTTCCTGGCTATGGCGGCCTTTATGGCCAGATTATAAATATTCTGGACCAGCTTATCTTGAGCAGCCTAAGGGAGTAG
- the purN gene encoding phosphoribosylglycinamide formyltransferase, producing the protein MALPIAVLISGSGSNLQSIIDKIEQKVLHAEIKVVISNKPDAYGLTRAKKHNLRTEVIEHQNFSSREDFDQAMVRVIKEAGAEAVILAGFMRILTPAFIQAFPNKILNIHPAILPSFPGVRVQAQAADYGVRFSGCTVHFVDEKMDNGPIIIQAVVPAYVSDDGQSLGQRILNWEHRIYPQAIEWLAQGRLKIVGRKVEVRDCPPVFVQADETAPAFVNPGLEPGF; encoded by the coding sequence ATGGCCTTACCCATAGCTGTTTTAATCTCAGGAAGCGGGTCGAATCTGCAATCCATAATTGATAAAATAGAACAGAAAGTGCTTCATGCCGAAATCAAGGTGGTTATCAGCAATAAACCCGATGCCTACGGACTAACAAGAGCCAAAAAGCATAATTTGCGCACGGAAGTTATCGAGCATCAAAATTTTTCTTCCCGCGAGGACTTTGATCAGGCCATGGTCCGGGTTATCAAGGAAGCAGGTGCAGAAGCGGTAATTCTGGCCGGATTTATGCGGATATTGACTCCTGCGTTCATTCAGGCCTTTCCCAATAAAATTTTAAATATACATCCTGCAATTTTACCCAGTTTTCCAGGCGTGCGTGTCCAGGCCCAGGCAGCTGATTATGGGGTGCGTTTTTCCGGGTGTACAGTGCATTTTGTGGACGAGAAAATGGATAATGGTCCGATTATTATCCAGGCTGTTGTGCCGGCCTATGTCAGCGATGATGGCCAGAGCCTCGGGCAGCGTATCTTGAATTGGGAGCATCGGATTTACCCTCAGGCTATTGAGTGGCTGGCCCAGGGAAGGCTTAAGATTGTGGGCAGAAAAGTGGAAGTGAGGGATTGCCCTCCGGTTTTTGTGCAAGCGGATGAAACAGCACCAGCCTTTGTCAATCCAGGACTGGAGCCGGGTTTTTAG